Genomic window (Streptomyces cadmiisoli):
GGGCGGAGCCGCTCCATGACCTGCCGTCCGGTTTCACCCTTGCCCGGCTCCTGGCAGAGGTAGGCCACCATCTGTTCGGGCTTGTTTCCCCGGCGTGCGCTACCCGTCACCAGGCCGTGCGCCAGTTGTGCGGCCACGGGCAGCCAGTCGTCCGGGTTCCTGGGAATACCGAGCCGCGCCCGACCGCCGAACCTGCCGCGCCCGCCGCGGTCGTGCAGCGTGACGAGCACGATGCTGTCCTCGGGACGGTATCCGAGCAGGTAAGGCAGGGCGTCGGCCAGCTCGGCCGGCGTGCGGAGGGTGACGTTGTGCGCGCCGTCCGCTCCGTCGAACGGAATGCGGTCGCCGCTGCTGATACGCCGCGCACACGTTGCGTCGTCGTCACGCCTTTCACCTGCACCGTGACTCTCCTGTCCTTCGCCTCCTCCGTACCGCTCATGCCCCCTGGGCCTGTGTCCTCCCTCCGACCGCCTGACGTCGTCGTCCTCGAAGGGTCCAGTCGTTTCGCCGTGGTTCGTCATGCGCCGACGATCTCGCGGATGTTGAAGTTCCGCTTGGGCCTGTGGATAAGTCCGATCAGGGACACGTCACGATGCGTAACGGCACCACCCACGCCGGGATACGACTCGCCTTGGGACACGTCACCTAGCCGACAACAGATCCAGCCCTCCCACGCAGACACCCTCCCGATGTCTGGACGGACCCGCCCGATGTCAGTGCCGTCCTGTTGTATGGAACGCATGGAGCACACGAGCAACGCGGATCTCCGGGCGGAGGCCGATACGGTCCTCGCCCGGCTCGTCGGGGACCCCACGGGCACTGCCAGGCTGCGCGAGGACCAGTGGCGGGCGATCGAGGCGCTCGTGGCCGAGCGGCGCCGGGCCCTGGTGGTGCAGCGCACGGGGTGGGGCAAGTCCGCGGTCTACTTCGTGGCGACCTCATTGCTGCGCGCCCGCGGCAGCGGCCCCACAGTGATCGTCTCGCCGCTTCTCGCGCTGATGCGCAACCAGGTCGACGCCGCCGCCCGAGCCGGTATCCACGCGCGGACCATCAATTCCTCCAACACCGAGGAATGGGATGCCGTTCAGGCGGAGATCACCGCCGGTGAGGTCGACGTCCTGCTCGTCAGCCCTGAACGGCTCAACAACCCGGACTTCCGGGACCAGGTCCTGCCCGAACTCGCCGCCGCGACCGGCCTCCTCGTCGTGGACGAGGCGCACTGCATCTCCGACTGGGGTCACGACTTCCGCCCCGACTACCGCCGGCTGCGGACCATGCTGACCGACCTGCCGCAAGGTGTGCCGGTGCTCGCCACCACGGCCACCGCCAACGCGCGCGTGACGGCGGACGTCGCCGAGCAACTCGGCACGGGCGGCACGTCGGACGCGCTGGTGCTGCGCGGCCCGTTGGACCGCGACAGTCTGAGCCTGGGCGTGCTGCAGCTGCCGGACGCGGCACACCGTATGGCCTGGCTCGCCGATCACCTCGACGAGCTGCCGGGCTCGGGAATCATCTACACGCTCACCGTGGCCGCCGCCGAGGAGGTCACCGCGTTCCTGCGCCACCGCGGGCACACCGTCTCCTCGTACACCGGGAAGACGGAGAACGCCGACCGCCAGCAGGCCGAGGACGACCTGCTCGGCAACAAGGTGAAGGCGCTGGTCGCGACCTCCGCCCTCGGAATGGGCTTCGACAAACCCGATCTCGGCTTCGTGGTGCACCTCGGCTCGCCGTCCTCCCCGATCGCCTACTACCAGCAGGTGGGCCGCGCGGGCCGCGGCGTGGAGCACGCGGAGGTCCTTCTCCTGCCCGGCAAGGAGGACGAGGCGATCTGGGAGTACTTCGCCTCCCTCGCGTTCCCGTCCGAAGAACTGGTGCGCCGCACCCTGGACGTGCTCACGCGCGCGGACCGGCCGGTGTCGCTGCCCGCCCTGGAGCCTCTCGTCGAACTGCGCCGCTCCCGGCTGGAGACCATGCTCAAGGTGCTCGACGTGGACGGAGCGGTACGGCGCGTCAAGGGCGGCTGGGTCGCCACGGGTCAGCCGTGGACGTACGAGGCGGAGCGCTACGACTGGGTGGCCCGGCAGCGCAGGACCGAGCAGCAGGCGATGCGCGAGTACGCGGCGACATCGGGCTGCCGCATGGAGTTCCTGCAACGCCAGCTCGACGACGAGGGGGCCAAGCCCTGCGGACGCTGTGACAACTGCGCGGGGGCTCGGTTCGCGGTGGACACGTCGACGGTGGCGCTGGACGCCGCGCGGGTCGACCTGGCACGGGCGGGCGTCGAGGTGGAACCCCGCCGCATGTGGCCGACCGGCCTGCCGGCCATCGGCATCGACCTCAAGGGACGTATCCCGGCCGGTGAGCAGGCCACGTCAGGGCGTGCGCTGGGGCGGCTTTCGGACATCGGATGGGGCAACCGGCTGCGGCCGATGCTCGCCTCGCAGGCACCCGACGGCCCTGTGCCGGACGAGGTGGCGAACGCCGTGGTGGGTGTACTGGCCGACTGGGCCAAGGGGCCCGGCGGCTGGGCGTCAGGGGCGGCGGACGCCCCCGCGCGTCCCGTCGGCGTGGTCACCGTCGCCTCACGCACTCGCCCGGCACTGATCGCGTCTCTGGGCGCCCGCATCGCGGAGATCGGCCGGCTGCCACTGCTGGGCTCGGTGGACTACGCGGTCGACTCGCCGCCGGTTCCGCGAAGCAACAGCGCCCAACGCCTCAAGGCACTCGACGGGGCGCTGACCGTTCCGCCCGCGCTCGCCGCGGCGCTGGCCGAGGCCGGGGGTCCCGTGCTGCTCGTGGACGACTTCACGGAGACCGGCTGGACCCTCGCTGTGGTGGCCCGCATGCTGCGTCGCGCCGGGGCGGAGGAGGTGCTTCCACTGGTTCTGGGCATCCAGGGTTGACCAGGAGTACGTGCCCAGTACACCCAGGCTTCACTCAAGGCCCCGCCGGGTACGGATATAAGCCACAGACCGTTCATTAAGGGTCGGCGGCCCCAATTGCTCGTTGCCGCATCCCAGTTCGACAGGAAGAATTGAGTTCCGCTCCCGCACGGCTCATTCGTGTCCCGGTTGGGCTCTGCTGTGGTGCGCGCTCCCCCGAACCCGACACCCCGCCCTCCGTGTGGGCGCGTAGCCGAAGGGAGGATCGTGACCTTCGGATTCGCTCCGTCCTCCGCGGCATCCACGTCGACGTCCACCAACCTGTCCGCCGCATCCTCCAACCCCGCGACACGTCTGCTCGAACCCGCGGAGTGGGCGGCCGCCGGCATCCCGCTGCTGCGCAATCCCCGCGAGGTCGTGAGCGGCCTGCACGCGCGACACCGCCCCGGGCCCGAGACCGCGATCGTGGCCGTGCTCGATCCCGACGAACGACTCCGGGCCAGCGCCTCCTTCAGCAGGCGCGCGGCCGCCGCCGACGGCTGGATGTTCCGCAACATCCTGCTCGCCCAACTGCGTCGAGTCATCCCGCACGATCTGCGTCGACGCACTCCCGTGCGCACCGCGGTGCTTCTCTACTGCCGTGAGGGCGATGCCCGTTGGACGGAGGAGGACGGAGCATGGATGTGGGGCCTGCGTGACGCCTGCACGCTCCACGGACTGCGCTGTGGCGCGTACGTCACACTCACGCGTGACGGCTGGCAGGTCCTCGGCGAAGGCCGTGGCGGGCGCCGCCCCAGCTCCGTCTCGGCCCCCGAACCCTTCGCCACGTCCGAGGCGCCGCCACCGCCTCCGCGTACCGGCGGCGCCGCTTCCGAGGTCCTGCGTCGCGCCGCGGCCCGCTGAACTCACGGTCCCGGCCATCGCAGTCGCCGGACGACGGCGCGTGACGCAGGCCGAGGCAACCTGCGACGCAGACAGATGTGAACCGCTGCAACGCCGCACACCCGAGCAAGACGAACCAAGCCGCCCCGGCCACGAGTCGTGCTTGAGCAATCGCGCGCGGCTACGACCCTCCCGGCACCGCCCGGGGCGGCGGCGCCAGCCGACGACTCACATCCCCGTCCCGGTGAGGTGGCGCCGACCGATGACTCAGGCCCCGTCCGGCGTCACAGCGCGCCCAGACCGTCGGGTCGAACCCGCACGCCCGGACATCGGGACATGCCGAAGTGTCCGCTGTGCGGATCCCGTCGGGAGGCTGCTCGCCGACCCGCGGTCCCGGGACCTACCGGGACCGGCTCAGACGCCCGCGCCGAGCACCGAGTTGATCTGCTGCGGGTCGCCGCAGACGATCAGCAGGGTGCCGGTCCGGCTCAGGGCCAGCGACAGGACGGTGGACACGGCTTCGGCACCGCCGTTGACGGCGACGACGACCACGGGACGCGACGCGGCACGCTCGACCACGGCGGCGTCCGCGTAGAAGACGTCGTCGCGAGCGTCGTGCTGCGCCCAGTAGGACGCCTCACCGAAGGACAGCTCATGGGCGGCCCACGGGTGCGGTTCACCCGTGGTGATCACCAGCACGTCGCTGGGGGCGCGGCCGGACTCCAGGAGCAGGTCCACGGCCTCCTCGGCGGCGTCGAGCGCCCCCTCGGCCGAAGCCGGGATCAGCTGGATCTGCGGGGTCGCCGAACTCGAGGCGGGCGTGGTGTGGACGGCCGGACCCGCGGGTCCGGGCTTGGTCGCGCCCCCGTGAGGCGTACGTTGCCCCGGCGACGCGGGCCGGAGAGGGCCGGGACGACCAGGACGCGACGGAGCCGCGGGGCGGGGGCCGGGTACGGGACGAGGGGTCGGCGCGGTACGGCCACTGGCCGGCGTGGCGCGGGGACCCTGGGCACTCTCGTGAATCTGAGGCTCCTCGGGGATGAGAGGCATGAGTTGATATCTATCAAACGTAGGTACGGCTCGCGCCGGTGGGTGGCACATACGTGCGATCGGGACCGTCAGAAATCGAAGCCGAGCTGACCGTCGATCTCCGGAACGCTCCCGTCCGCCCAGGTGCGGGCCTTCTTGAGATGCCGCCACTGGGGCAGCGCATCAAGATACGCCCACGTCATCCGGTGGTAAGGGGTGGGGCCCCGCTCCGCCAGTGCGGCCTTGTGCACGGGTGACGGATACCCGGCGTTGTCCGCAAAACCGAAGTCTGCATGTTCGATACCCAGTTCGGCCATCATTTTGTCGCGCTGAACCTTGGCGATCACCGAGGCCGCGGCGACGGCCACACACGACTGATCGCCCTTGATCACCGTGCGGACCTGCCACGGCGCTCCGAGGTAGTCGTGCTTGCCGTCGAGGATCACCGCGTCGGGCTGAACCGGCAGCCCTTCCAAGGCACGCACTGCCGCGAGCCGCAGCGCCGCCGTCATCCCGAAATCGTCGATCTCCTCCGGGGAGGCGTGCCCGAGGGCGTACGACGTCACCCAGCCCCGCAGTTCCTCTGCGAGTCGCGTGCGTCGCTTGACCGTGAGCAGTTTGGAGTCGGTGAGGCCCACGGGCGGGCGGCGCAGTCCGGTGACCGCGGCGCAGACCGTGACGGGACCGGCCCAAGCGCCGCGCCCCACCTCGTCGACACCGGCAATTGTCTTCGCTCCGGTCGTGGCGCGAAGGGAGCGCTCGACGGTGTGAGTAGGCGGTTCGTACGGCATGGCGCCCTTAGATTACGCCGCCCTCAACCGCACGCGACACCCCGGTTCTCCTGAAACGCGCCGGCAGCCGAACTGCGCCGTTTCAGTCGCGGGTCGGCCGGAGCAGCGGAACCATGAAGCGGTCGACCATCTCATCGATCTCCGCATCGCTCCATTCGCTCCCGCACACCTTTGTGCGGTACATCATCATCGCCGGCATGGCGTCGCAGACGTAGCCGTTCGCCGCGTCGGATCGAACCTCTCCCCGCTCGATTCCGCGGTCTATCACTTCGCGGAGCAACCTGATCGTCGGCTCCACGACACCGCCGATGATCACGTCATGCAAGCGCTCGGCTTGAATGCTGTCGCATTCGTGAATGACTGAACGCAAGGCCGAGCCCGGTCTTGAAAACATGGCGTCACGGGCCTGACGGCACAGTGCCACCAGATCCTCGCGCACGCTTCCCAGGTCGGGAGCGGTCTCCATACGCGGCAGTCCGGCCTGGAGGGCGTCCACGACCAGATCCTCCTTGGACGGCCAGCGGCGGTAGACCGCGGCCTTGCCGGTCTGGGCACCGGCGGCCACGCCCTCCATCGTGAGGCCGTTCCATCCGACCGTACCGAGCTGCTCCAGCGCGGCGTCCAGAATCGCGCGTTCGAGCACAGCGCCGCGCCGACGGGGAGCGGCCGCCCGAGCGGAGGCGGCCGTCCAGCGCGAAGTAACCATCCGAGTTCTCCAGCGAACAGGTAAGCGGGGATGCGGGATATGGGGACGAGCGACGCCGCATCGACGGGAAGCGACACGACGCTACTGACGACTTAAGTGAACGCTTGCGTTCACTAGCGGGGACTCACTACCGTTGGGCGTCACAGTGAACGCTAGCGTTCACTAAGCCTTTCGTGGGGGACCCATAGTGACGACCTCTCCATTGCTCAAAGACCGGAAACCGGGTGCCGCCCGCCGACAAGGGCATCCCGGCATCGCTCTCACCGTCATCGCGGCCTGCCAGCTCATGGTGGTCCTCGACGCGACGATTGTGAACATCGCCCTCCCGCACATTCAGAACACGCTCGCGTTCAGCACGACGGACCTCACCTGGGTGGTCAGCGCCTACACCCTGACCTTCGGCGGTCTGCTGCTGCTCGGTGCCCGGGCCGGTGACATCCTCGGACGCCGCCGGGTGTTCATGGCCGGCATCCTGGTGTTCACCTTCGCCTCTCTCCTGGGCGGAATAGCCCAGGAGCCCTGGCAGTTGCTGGCCGCGCGAGCCCTTCAGGGTGTGGGCGGCGCGATCGCCTCGCCGACCTCGCTGGCCCTGATCACGACCACGTTCGCCGAGGGGCCGGAGCGCAATCGCGCCTTCGGTGTCTTCGCCGCCGTGTCCGCCGGCGGCGGCGCCATCGGCCTGCTCGCCGGCGGCATGCTCACGGAGTGGCTCGACTGGCGCTGGGTGCTCTTCGTCAACGTGCCGATCGGCGTACTGATCGCCGTGCTCACCCCGCTGTACATCAGCGAGTCCGAACGGCACCCCGGGCGCTTCGACATAGCCGGCGCACTGACCTCGACCGTCGGCATGGCATCTCTGGTGTACGGCTTCATCCGCGCGGCGGAGGAAGGCTGGCGGGACGGCCTGGCCCTGGCATCCTTCGGCACCGCACTGGTGCTGCTGGTGGCCTTCGTCCTCATCGAGATGCGGGCGAAGGAACCGATAACCCCGCTGAGGATGTTCGCCGAACGGAACCGCTGGGGCACGTACGTGATCATGCTGAGCCTGGCGGCGGCGATGTTCGGCATGTTCTTCTACATCGTCCTGTTCGTGCAGAACGTGTTGGGCTACAGCCCGATCAAGGCCGGCCTTGCCTTCCTTCCCGTCACCGTCGCGATCGTCGTCGGCGCCGGTCTGTCGCAGCGCTTCCTGCCCGTGCTCGGACCCAAGCCGTTCATGGTCGTGGGGTCCATCGCCGTGGTGATCGGGCTCGGCTGGCAGACCTTCATCAGCCCCGACAGCTCCTACCTGGGTGGAGTGCTCGGACCGATGCTGATCTTCGGCTTCGGCATGGGCCTGAACTTCGTGACTGCGACGGTGACCGCGGTCTCCGGTGTCGCCCAGCACGAGGCGGGTGCGGCCTCCGGCCTCCTGAATGCCACCCAGCAGGTGGGCGGTTCGCTGGGTCTGTCCATCCTCACCACCGTGTTCGGCACGGCCAGCGCGAACGAGGCGGAGAACCAGATGCCGCACTTCCTCGCCGAGGCGTCGGCCGAACAGAAGGCGGAGTTCGCGCAGACGCACCAGCTGCCCGCCCCATGGGGGCACGAAGTTCTCTCCCACGGCATATCGACGGCCTTCATACCGGCCGCCGCCATGGCCGTGCTCGCCGTGGCCACGGCGTGGTGGGTCATCCGGGTCCGCAAGAGCGATCTGGAGTCGCTGGCCGGCACGGCGGGCCCCGTGGGCGGCTGAGCGGAGAGGACCGTCACGGGCCGGATCCGGCGGGTGGTCGACGGGCGCCACGGGGGTGCATCCGCGACCGCCGGTCCGGCCCACCGAGCGCAGGGCCCGGCTCACCGCCGGCCACCCGTCGCTCGTACCCGACTCCGAGGGCAGCACCACCCGCGCATCACCCCACGGCCTCGACACCGAGCCGCCGCCATTCACCCGGAACGGCAGCTGGAGACGCCGAGCAGCCGCGAGCGCGGCCCCCAGCAGGAGCACCGGCGCCGACGCCAGAGACAGCATCAGCCACAGCGACACGACCACCACGCCCTCCGCTGCACATGTGTCCCGCCGTGCACTCCGCGCACAGCAACTGCCGGAACAACGGCGGGCAATCACTGAGAGTTCCCCGCGTGCACGGAGAGTTTCGAATCTCTTCCCCGGGGCCGGCCCCGTCCGCACCACGGGCACCATGGACAGAACCCTGCCCGCGACCCCGGGTGCATGACCGGCTAGCAACCCGCAGCACCCAGCCTGGCGCGAGAGGCCGACCGCGCGGCCTACCCGCGACCGCCGACGTACCGGGCCGGCCAGCGCCCTGGAGCACCCGTCCTGCTGAGGGCCCCGAGGACTCGGGCCGACCGCGTCAGGATGCGGGCGTGACCCAGTCGGGCAGGGACTCCGTGCGCCCCACCCACTCCGCGGGAGGCGCTCCCGCCTTCCCCGCGGCGATCACGCCGCCGACGATGGCGCAGTTCGTGTCCACATCACCGCCGACCTGTGCGGTCGTCCAGAACGCCGTCTCGTAGTCACCGAGGGAGCGCGCCGCCGACCAGAGGGCGAACGGCACGGTGTCATGGGCGGACGTACGCCGTCCGCAGCCCAGGACGGCGGCAACGGTGGCCGCGTCGCCGTAGTCCAGCATGTCCCGGGCACGCCGTAGACCCGCGCCGACGGCACTCTTCGGGATGAGGGCGACGACGTCGTCCAGCAGTGACTCGGCACTGGGCGGGCCGCCCGGAGCGGCGGCCCGCGCCGCGGCGGCCGCGACGGCCATGGCACCCACCACGGCCTCCCGGTGCTGATGCGTCGGGTAGGCGGAGATCTCGGCCTGGTGTGTGGCCTGCTCCGGGTCGTCGGCGTACCAGGCGCCGAGCGGGGCGATGCGCATCGCGGCACCGTTGCCCCAGGACCCCTGCCCTTTGAACAACTCGGCGGCCAGTTCGCGCCAGTCGCCGCCCTCGCGTACGAGGCGCAGAAGCCGGTTGACCGCGGGACCGTACCCCCGGTCGAAGTCGTGGTGCTCCGCGAAGGAGCGGGCCAGAGCGTCCTGGTCGATACGCCGATGAGCGGCAAGCACGGCAACCACGGAGCAGGCCATTTCCGTGTCGTCCGTCCACTGCCAGGAACCGGACGGCAGCTCGCGACGCATGAGGAGGGGGTAGTTCACCGGTACGAAGAACTGGGAGCCCAGCGCGTCCCCCACGGTAAGTCCGCGCAAGCTGCCCAGGGCGCGGTCGAGGCGCCCGTCGGGAGAGGAGTCAGTCATCGCCCTGCCACTCTATCCGGTGATCCCGTACGGCTCCGGATCTCGCCAGCGCTCGAACGGCCGGTCCAGCACGTACTTTCCGTCGTCCCCCAGAACGAGCATCCGCATCTCGCCGTTCCCGGGATTGGACAGTGACTCGAAGTCCGCGACGGTCCAGTGGAACCAGCGCATGCAGAACAGCCGCATGGCCAGGCCGTGCGTCACCAGCAGTACGTTCGGAGGGTGGTCGGGCGCCTCGAAGCTGCGGAAGAGGCTCTCCAGGAAGCCGCCCACCCGGTCGTAGACGTCGGCGCCGCTCTCGCCCTGCGCGAAACGGTAGAAGAAGTGCCCGTACGTGTCGCGGTAGGCCTTCTGAAGCCGTACGTCGTCGCAGTCCTGCCAGTTGCCCCAGTCCTGTTCGCGCAGCCTGGGCTCCTCCCGTACCCGTATGAGATCGGGGTCGAGGTGGAAGGCCTGGAGGGTCTCGTGGGTGCGCCGGTAGGGGGAGACGTAGACGCTGACGCGTTCCCGCCCGAAGATCTCCCGTACCTGTTTGCCGGTGTTCTCCGCCTGCCGCCAGCCCCGCTCGGTCAGGGCCAGCGCGTGGTCGGGTTCACGCTCGTACACGGAGTCGTCGACATTGCCGGTTGACTCGCCGTGCCGGACAAGGACGATGCGCCGTGGTCGTGCCATGCCGAAACCCTAGATCGGGTGGCGGCGTATCGAGCACTCGTACGGGCCCTGTACGGCGTAGGTCACACAGTTTTCGCACCGTGAGCCACATGCAGCGCACGATTCCTGGGATCGGAAATCAAACAGGCATTCGGAAAGTCATACCGTCCAAGTGGACTCGAGCTCGACGATGGCGCCGGTGAGCGCCGCGACGTCGGCCTCCGTCTGGGCACGCAGAGCGAGGCGTTCCACGCGCTCGGTGCGGTACTTGCCGTGTTCGGCGGCGGAGCGCCACATCGACAGGACCATGTACTCGTGCCCGGGTGCCTCGGCGAACAGTCCGCGGATCATTCCGGGCGAGCCGGCCATCGCGGGGTTCCAGACCTTCTCCTGCATCAAGGTGAAGTTGTCGACACGTTCCTCGTGGACCCGACATAGCGCCACACGGATCAGGTCGGCGTCCGTGAAGCGCGGCTCGAAACCGGTCTTCACGTCGAAGCGGTAGTCGAACAGCCGGACCTGCGCGTCCTTGAACGTGCCGGACTGGGCCACCGCGAGCCGGTCGTGGGAGCGGGCCATGAACGAGTCGTAGAAGGCACGGCTTTCCCAGAACGAGAAAATGTGGGCCACGGAAGGTCGCCCCCGGCTCCAGCCCCCGCCCTGTCCCCTGAACCCCGGCTCCCCCAGAAGCCCCGCCCACTTTCGCTGCCCGCGCTCGAAGCCGCGGCGGTCCACCACGGTGCAGCGAATCCACTTGACCAGCACCGCGCCATCGTAAGGCCACGGAGCGTGGCGCCGGTCACTGTCTGGCGGAGAGGACGCTCCTGCGTGGCCCCACGCGCGTGGCAGGATGGACAACCGGCTTTGCCCACCCGCCAGTTCGGGCAGCGGGCACTCGGGGAAGGGGGACGACTGATGAACGGAATCAGCAAAGGCATCCGCAAGGTCGAGATCGCGCTGAAGTGGGATCCGAGTCCAGCGGGTCAGCCTCCCAGCGACATGGACATAGTCGCCGCCACCTACCTGGCGAGCGATCCGCACGGCCGGCCCGACTACGTCGTGCACTTCGACAGCCGCTCCCCCGACGGCACCATCTATCTGAACCGCGACAGCAAGGACGGCAAGGGCTTCGGCTGGGACGAGGTCCTCACGCTCGAGCTGACGCGGCTCAACGCGCGGTACGCGCGCGTGGTGGTCGGCGTCGTCATCCAGCAGCGCCCGGAGCAGCGGACCTTCGTCAGCGTGATCAACCCGGTCCTGCGGATCCGCGAGGGCTACACCGACCTGGCCACGGACGACTTCGGCGAGCACCTCGGGTCCACCGCCGCGACGGTAGGCGAGTTCGTGCGCGACGGGTCGGGCGCGTGGGAATTCCACCCCGGGGTGCACGGCTTCGAGGACGACCCCGCCACGTTCACTCGGACGATGGGCGCGCCCCGCAAGCCCTGACCCTCTTCATCCGCCCGTGCGAAGGCGGGGGACGCCGGGCACAGACCCGGTGCCCTCGCCGGGATCGCACGCGAGGACACGTATCTGTCGATCCCCGCGCAGGATGCAGGAACGTCACGCCGAAGCATGAGAGCCGGCGGCCGCGAACGCGGTGGAGGGGACCAACCATGGGCTGGTCCCCTCCACCGGAAGCCGGTCAGCGGCGTACCGGCGACACGTCAGGTGCCGCGATGACGCCGACCGTGTTCAGCGATCAGCTGCAGCCGCTCGTCGAACCGCAACCCTCGCAGATGTAGCAGGAGCCGGCCCGCTGCATCTTCGTACCGCAGGAGAAGCACAGGGGGGCGTCGGCCTGGATGCCCAGCTGCATCTCCACCAGTTCGGCGCTGGTGTGGGCCTCCCTCGGGGCCGGCGCCGGCTTGGCCACCTCGACCTCGGCCTTCGGCGTGGCGACCGCCTTGAGCTCCTGGGTGCGCGGCGCCGACTGGGCCAGGCCCTCGACGTCGACGTCCTCGTCCAGCGGCTCGTACGAACCGGTCTCGAGATGACGCTGGCGCTCCTCGGCGGAGTGGATGCCGAGCGCCGAGCGGGTCTCGAAGGGCAGGAAGTCCAGCGCCAGCCGGCGGAAGATGTAGTCGACGATCGACTGCGCCATCCGCACGTCCGGGTCGTCCGTCATGCCGGCCGGCTCGAAGCGCATGTTCGTGAACTTCGAGACGTACGTCTCCAGCGGCACGCCGTACTGGAGGCCCACCGAGACGGCGATGGAGAAGGCGTCCATCATGCCGGCGAGCGTCGAGCCCTGCTTCGACATCTTCAGGAAGACCTCACCGAGCCCGTCGTCCGGGTAGGAATTGGCGGTCATGTAGCCCTCGGCGCCGCCGACGGTGAAGGACGTCGTGATGCCGGGACGGCCCTTGGGAAGGCGCTTGCGGACGGGGCGGTACTCGACCACCTTCTCGACCTTGGCCTCCGCGGCGGTCTGCGTAACAGCCTTCTCCGCCGGCTCCTTCTTCTTCGCGGAGAGCGGCTGGCCGACCTTGCAGTTGTCGCGGTAGATGGCGAGGGCCTTGATGCCCATCTTCCAGGCCTCGAAGTAGATCTCCTCGACCTCTTCGACGGTCGCCGACTCCGGCATGTTGACCGTCTTGGACAAGGCGCCGGAGATCCACGGCTGGATCGCGGCCATCATGCGGACGTGGCCCATCGGGGAGATGGCCCGCTCGCCCATCGCGCAGTCGAACACCTCGTAGTGCTCGTGCTTGAGACCGGGGGCGTCGATCACATTGCCGTGGTCGGCGATGTGGGCGACGATCGCCTCGATCTGCTCCTCCTGGTAGCCCAGGCGGCGCAGGGCCTGCGGGACGGTGCCGTTGACGATCTGCATCGAGCCGCCGCCGACCAGCTTCTTGAACTTGACCAGCGCGAGGTCCGGCTCCAGGCCGGTCGTGTCGCAGGACATGGCCAGGCCGATGGTGCCGGTCGGGGCGATGACGGACGCCTGCGCGTTACGGAAACCGTTCTTCTCGCCGAGGCGCAGCACGTCCTGCCAGGCCTCCGTGGCG
Coding sequences:
- a CDS encoding TerD family protein yields the protein MNGISKGIRKVEIALKWDPSPAGQPPSDMDIVAATYLASDPHGRPDYVVHFDSRSPDGTIYLNRDSKDGKGFGWDEVLTLELTRLNARYARVVVGVVIQQRPEQRTFVSVINPVLRIREGYTDLATDDFGEHLGSTAATVGEFVRDGSGAWEFHPGVHGFEDDPATFTRTMGAPRKP